A single window of Deltaproteobacteria bacterium DNA harbors:
- the gmd gene encoding GDP-mannose 4,6-dehydratase produces MPKALLTGVTGQDGSYLVEFLMSKGYEVHGLIRRASTFNTGRLDHIYVDPHAPGARLFLHYGDLSDGGQLTNLIYNVQPDEIYHLGAQSHVRVSFDIPEYTGDVTGLGTTRILESLRRAGSKARYYQASSSEMFGATPPPQGEKTPFYPRSPYGAAKVYSYWMAINYREAYNMFTSNGILFNHESPRRGETFVTRKITRAIAAIQAGKQKELFLGNLDARRDWGFAYEYVQAMWRILQHDRGDDFVVGTGQSNSVKEFLEEAFAYAGLDWKEYVKIDKKYFRPTEVENLIADASKAKRLLGWEPKVTFRELVRIMVDADLEDAGLTPPGEGRKILAAKGFPIGSRL; encoded by the coding sequence ATGCCCAAGGCCTTGCTCACCGGAGTCACCGGACAGGACGGATCGTACCTCGTCGAGTTCCTCATGTCGAAGGGGTACGAGGTCCACGGCCTGATTCGCCGCGCGTCCACGTTCAACACGGGGCGGCTCGACCACATCTACGTCGACCCGCACGCCCCCGGGGCCCGCCTCTTCCTGCACTACGGCGACCTGTCGGACGGGGGGCAGCTCACCAACCTGATCTACAACGTCCAGCCCGACGAGATCTACCACCTGGGCGCGCAGAGCCACGTCCGCGTCTCCTTCGACATCCCCGAGTACACCGGCGACGTCACCGGGCTCGGGACCACGCGGATCCTCGAGTCGCTGCGCCGCGCGGGGAGCAAGGCCCGCTACTACCAGGCGTCGTCCAGCGAGATGTTCGGCGCCACGCCGCCCCCGCAGGGGGAGAAGACCCCGTTCTACCCGCGCTCCCCGTACGGGGCGGCCAAGGTGTACTCCTACTGGATGGCGATCAACTACCGGGAAGCGTACAACATGTTCACCAGCAACGGCATCCTCTTCAACCACGAATCCCCGCGCCGCGGCGAGACGTTCGTCACCCGGAAGATCACGCGGGCGATCGCCGCCATCCAGGCGGGGAAGCAGAAGGAGCTGTTCCTGGGCAACCTCGACGCCCGCCGCGACTGGGGGTTCGCCTACGAATACGTCCAGGCGATGTGGCGGATCCTCCAGCACGACCGGGGAGACGACTTCGTGGTGGGGACCGGCCAGTCCAACTCGGTGAAGGAGTTCCTCGAGGAGGCGTTCGCCTACGCGGGGCTCGACTGGAAGGAGTACGTGAAGATCGATAAAAAATATTTCCGCCCCACGGAGGTCGAGAACCTGATCGCCGACGCTTCCAAGGCGAAGAGGCTGCTCGGGTGGGAGCCGAAGGTCACGTTCAGGGAGCTGGTGCGGATCATGGTCGACGCCGACCTGGAGGACGCGGGGCTCACCCCTCCCGGCGAGGGGCGGAAGATCCTCGCGGCGAAGGGGTTCCCCATCGGGTCCCGCCTGTAG